From the Shewanella amazonensis SB2B genome, one window contains:
- a CDS encoding glycosyltransferase family 2 protein — protein MRVAIIIPNYNHTHAIERTLETLEPLGLPVFLVNDGSNEATCHLLMVLDAKYPWVTLLHHPFNRGKGAAVMTGLRAAYKAGFSHALQVDADGQHTLDDIPTLLSAANEHPEAVISGRPQYDDSVPKGRLYGRYITHFWVWVETLSFDIQDSMCGFRVYPLKATEALFLSEQLGERMDFDIEVLVKLYWRGVDVIHVPTAVIYPEDGVSHFQGFADNVRISALHTRLFFGMLKRLPSLLGRGRKQTHWSSISERGSYWGIKLLAESYRFGGHWLCRAIMYPVIAYFFMTGGAARKASIEFLERVQALEPNHPQLQPRVSWRHSLKHFLAFGNAALDRIDAWCDRIKLSEVDFPERALLADMLTRGQGGVLLVSHLGNLELCRAISIHQRKVKVNVMVMTANAENFNKVLKQLNPDSDLNLIHINELDPSTSIMLADKIAAGELVVIAGDRTASGNAGRVVEVPFLGETAPFPQGPFILASLLDCPVFLMFCLREQGRYRVHVEPFADTLKGPRAGRSERIQNAVERYAERLEHYARKEPLQWFNFFDFWRRGQ, from the coding sequence ATGCGCGTTGCCATAATCATCCCCAATTACAATCATACCCATGCCATCGAGCGCACTCTGGAAACGCTGGAGCCTTTGGGGCTGCCGGTGTTTCTGGTCAACGATGGCAGCAACGAGGCTACCTGTCATCTACTGATGGTCCTCGACGCCAAATACCCCTGGGTCACCCTGCTGCACCACCCCTTTAACCGGGGTAAGGGCGCTGCGGTAATGACCGGCCTGCGTGCAGCCTACAAAGCGGGCTTCAGCCATGCGCTGCAGGTGGATGCCGATGGTCAGCACACCCTCGATGACATTCCAACACTGTTAAGTGCCGCCAACGAGCACCCCGAGGCGGTGATTTCAGGTCGTCCCCAGTACGATGACTCTGTGCCCAAGGGTCGCCTCTATGGCCGCTATATCACCCATTTCTGGGTGTGGGTCGAGACCTTGAGTTTTGATATTCAGGACAGCATGTGCGGCTTTCGGGTCTATCCGCTGAAGGCCACCGAGGCACTGTTTTTAAGTGAACAGCTTGGCGAGCGCATGGACTTCGATATCGAAGTGCTGGTCAAGCTTTACTGGCGCGGCGTTGACGTGATTCACGTGCCCACGGCGGTGATTTACCCCGAAGACGGTGTCAGCCATTTTCAGGGCTTTGCCGACAACGTGCGCATCAGCGCCCTGCACACCAGACTCTTTTTCGGCATGCTCAAACGCCTGCCAAGCCTGCTTGGCCGGGGCAGAAAGCAAACCCACTGGTCGTCCATCAGCGAGCGTGGCAGCTATTGGGGCATCAAGCTTTTGGCCGAGAGCTACCGCTTCGGAGGCCATTGGCTGTGCCGCGCCATCATGTACCCCGTGATTGCCTATTTCTTTATGACCGGCGGCGCTGCCCGCAAGGCCTCGATTGAGTTTCTGGAGCGGGTGCAGGCACTGGAGCCAAATCATCCCCAGCTGCAGCCAAGGGTCAGTTGGCGCCACAGCCTTAAGCACTTCCTCGCCTTTGGCAATGCCGCACTCGACCGAATCGACGCCTGGTGCGACCGCATCAAACTGAGCGAAGTCGATTTCCCCGAGCGGGCACTGCTGGCGGATATGCTCACCCGAGGCCAGGGCGGCGTGCTGCTGGTATCCCACCTTGGTAACCTCGAGCTTTGCCGCGCCATTTCCATCCACCAGCGCAAGGTAAAAGTGAACGTGATGGTGATGACCGCCAACGCCGAAAACTTCAACAAGGTGCTGAAGCAGCTAAACCCAGACAGCGACCTAAACCTCATTCATATCAATGAGCTGGACCCATCTACCTCTATCATGCTGGCAGACAAAATTGCCGCAGGTGAACTGGTGGTAATAGCCGGGGATCGCACCGCCAGTGGCAATGCAGGCCGGGTTGTCGAAGTGCCCTTCCTTGGCGAAACGGCGCCTTTCCCACAAGGGCCCTTTATTCTGGCAAGCCTGCTCGATTGCCCGGTATTTCTGATGTTTTGCCTGCGGGAGCAGGGCCGCTACCGGGTGCATGTGGAGCCCTTTGCCGACACCCTCAAGGGCCCCAGAGCCGGCAGAAGTGAACGTATTCAAAACGCGGTCGAACGCTATGCTGAAAGGCTTGAGCACTACGCCCGCAAAGAGCCACTGCAGTGGTTCAACTTTTTCGATTTTTGGCGCCGCGGCCAATAA
- a CDS encoding HAL/PAL/TAL family ammonia-lyase yields the protein MTNQSTEMKETVKFGYGALTIEQVVAIAKGARVELRRDQEYVEYIQRGARFIDSLLAEEGVVYGVTTGYGDSCTVTVGLDLVHELPLHLSRFHGCGMGRELTPMQSRAVMACRLNSLAIGKSGVSFELLERIETLINEDICPVIPEEGSVGASGDLTPLSYLAGVLIGERDVFYRGGRLPSSEVFQKLNITPLKLRPKEGLALMNGTAVMTALACLAYDRADYLTRLSSRITAMASLTLKGNSNHFDDILFAAKPHPGQSRVASWIRDDLNHHEHPRNSDRLQDRYSIRCAPHIIGVLADAQPMLRQFIENELNSANDNPIVDGEGEHILHGGHFYGGHIAFAMDSLKNLVANISDLIDRQMALVMDPKFNNGLPANLSGAEGARRPINHGFKAVQIGVSAWTAEALKLTMPASVFSRSTECHNQDKVSMGTIAARDCLRVLELTEQVAAAALLAMTQGMRLRIRQGELCESSLTASVAKTLAQVSEACPLVTEDRPLEATLRQTLARIQAGEWEVCR from the coding sequence ATGACTAACCAATCAACTGAAATGAAAGAGACTGTTAAGTTTGGCTACGGCGCACTGACCATAGAGCAGGTAGTCGCCATCGCCAAAGGCGCCAGGGTTGAACTCAGACGCGACCAGGAATACGTGGAATACATCCAGCGCGGCGCCCGCTTTATCGACAGTCTGCTGGCCGAAGAAGGCGTAGTGTACGGCGTAACCACAGGTTACGGCGACTCCTGCACTGTGACAGTAGGGCTGGATCTGGTGCACGAACTGCCGCTGCACCTGTCGCGCTTCCACGGCTGTGGCATGGGCCGCGAGCTTACGCCAATGCAGTCCCGCGCCGTCATGGCCTGCCGCTTGAACTCTCTGGCCATCGGCAAGTCCGGGGTCAGCTTCGAATTGCTCGAGCGCATCGAAACCCTGATTAATGAAGACATCTGCCCGGTTATCCCGGAAGAAGGCTCGGTGGGCGCCAGCGGCGATTTGACTCCGCTGTCTTATCTGGCCGGCGTGCTGATAGGCGAGCGTGACGTGTTTTATCGCGGCGGCCGCCTGCCCAGCAGTGAAGTGTTCCAGAAGCTGAATATCACCCCGCTGAAGCTGCGCCCGAAAGAGGGTCTGGCACTGATGAACGGCACAGCGGTGATGACGGCACTGGCTTGTCTTGCATATGACAGAGCAGACTACCTGACCCGTCTGTCCTCACGCATCACCGCCATGGCATCCTTGACCCTCAAAGGCAACTCCAACCATTTCGACGACATCCTGTTTGCCGCCAAGCCCCACCCGGGTCAGAGTCGGGTAGCCAGCTGGATCCGTGATGACCTCAATCACCACGAGCATCCCCGCAACTCTGACCGCTTGCAGGATAGATATTCCATCCGCTGCGCGCCCCATATCATAGGCGTGCTGGCCGATGCCCAGCCAATGTTGCGCCAGTTTATTGAGAACGAACTTAACAGCGCCAACGACAACCCGATTGTGGATGGCGAGGGCGAGCACATCCTCCACGGTGGCCACTTCTACGGCGGCCATATCGCCTTTGCCATGGACAGCCTCAAGAATCTGGTGGCCAACATCAGCGACCTGATTGACCGCCAGATGGCGCTGGTGATGGATCCCAAGTTTAACAATGGCTTGCCAGCGAATCTCTCCGGCGCCGAAGGTGCCCGTCGCCCCATCAATCACGGCTTCAAGGCGGTGCAGATTGGCGTATCGGCTTGGACCGCCGAAGCGCTCAAACTCACTATGCCTGCCAGCGTGTTTTCCCGTTCTACCGAGTGCCACAACCAGGACAAGGTCAGCATGGGCACCATTGCCGCCCGTGACTGTTTGCGGGTGCTGGAGCTGACTGAGCAGGTGGCTGCCGCTGCGCTGCTGGCGATGACCCAGGGTATGCGCCTGCGCATCCGTCAGGGCGAGCTGTGTGAGTCGTCACTAACCGCTTCGGTTGCCAAAACCCTGGCCCAGGTCAGCGAGGCTTGCCCGCTGGTGACAGAAGACAGGCCACTCGAAGCCACGCTGCGCCAGACGCTGGCACGCATTCAGGCCGGTGAGTGGGAGGTGTGTCGATGA
- a CDS encoding acyl-CoA thioesterase translates to MKSLLHAETEIIIPFHDVDPMQITWHGNYLRYFEIVRCELLDKLDYNYRQMQESGFAWPIVDVQIKYVRSSTFGQKIRVSADLVEWENRLKINYQVRDAESGERLTKGYTIQAAVDMSNNELCFVTPEVFQAKIRPLLGEADA, encoded by the coding sequence ATGAAATCTCTGCTTCACGCCGAGACAGAAATCATCATTCCCTTCCACGATGTGGATCCGATGCAGATCACCTGGCACGGTAACTACCTGCGTTACTTCGAGATTGTTCGCTGTGAGCTTTTGGACAAACTCGACTACAACTACCGCCAGATGCAGGAGTCCGGCTTTGCCTGGCCGATAGTGGATGTGCAGATCAAGTATGTTCGCAGCAGCACCTTCGGTCAGAAAATTCGAGTCAGTGCCGATCTGGTGGAGTGGGAAAATCGCCTGAAAATCAATTATCAGGTTCGGGATGCCGAAAGTGGCGAGCGACTCACCAAGGGGTACACCATTCAGGCCGCCGTGGACATGAGTAATAACGAACTCTGCTTTGTCACGCCCGAGGTATTTCAGGCCAAAATTCGCCCGCTGCTGGGCGAAGCGGACGCCTGA
- a CDS encoding outer membrane lipoprotein carrier protein LolA codes for MGLIVKFCVGILASMLVWLPAQADEALSQKSMTQNADVNLGALSTALKPQGAVRGEFEQTRTLKALKRPLVSRGSFVFSPDQGLMWAQNQPFENLLILSETRMLSRDSEGLWQQTEVNAKAGPATLMPMLVKAMMGGDMATLERHFSLALSSQENHWQLTLAPKDEDIKALFAAIELEGSFIGDAGTTQQTGTQTRTDKASTNRLKLISPNGDVSDIRFSNQQSGPLSEQELQAFIPQIESGQ; via the coding sequence ATGGGGCTGATTGTTAAGTTTTGCGTTGGAATACTGGCATCTATGCTGGTCTGGCTGCCAGCGCAGGCAGATGAAGCCCTAAGCCAGAAGAGTATGACCCAGAACGCCGACGTCAATCTCGGGGCGCTCAGCACTGCCCTTAAGCCACAGGGAGCGGTGCGCGGCGAGTTTGAACAGACCCGCACCCTCAAGGCGTTAAAGCGACCTCTGGTCAGCCGTGGCAGCTTTGTGTTCTCACCCGACCAAGGCCTGATGTGGGCACAAAACCAGCCCTTTGAAAACTTACTGATTTTAAGCGAAACGCGCATGTTGAGCCGCGACAGCGAAGGCCTGTGGCAACAAACCGAGGTCAATGCCAAAGCGGGCCCAGCTACCTTAATGCCCATGCTGGTGAAGGCCATGATGGGCGGCGATATGGCTACGCTGGAGCGACATTTCTCACTGGCATTAAGCAGTCAGGAGAATCACTGGCAACTGACCCTCGCCCCAAAAGATGAGGATATCAAGGCACTGTTTGCCGCTATCGAGCTTGAAGGCAGTTTTATCGGCGATGCAGGCACCACGCAGCAAACAGGCACCCAGACCAGAACAGACAAGGCCAGTACAAACAGGCTGAAACTTATCAGCCCCAATGGCGATGTGAGCGATATCCGCTTCAGCAACCAGCAAAGCGGGCCGCTGTCGGAGCAAGAACTGCAGGCCTTTATCCCGCAAATTGAGTCGGGGCAATAA
- a CDS encoding MMPL family transporter — MALGGSKITDKPQTASRAGLRLALWLLLLAAALVFGIKTLKHRDVVETDILAMLPHLQQDALTSRALDSLESRLANESYLVLTGKDKAATIEAAKGMMAELASSPAFVSVRSGSELDPKEIYRLYFPARFNLLTESQRSLLENGKLDVLIKQAKIALYSAFGFANSELISEDPLLLFPALMQSFGKGHRLGEEGGILLGNSDGQTAAIIMAKGKDSVFSPKAQEAQISAINAAFTKVNLGKQLSLLKAGALFHALEATQSAKAEVSLIGSLSLAGVVVLVLLSFRSLMPLLMASLTLASAMVSASLFTILIFGKLHLLTLVFGTSLIGIAIDYSFHFYAERSGRDESASQTLSRILPALTLALATSVLAYLALGFTPFPGMQQVAAFCGGGLIGAYLTLYLAYPMLADSRIQAASAAITLASRFLTPFEAAGSKALVIGSLTVLLVCIPGLGQLDSRDDIRSLQQGSAALMAEEANVRTLLSGGVDNQFLLVRAESMQTLLARLEALAPVLAKAEKDQLLQSHVNFADYLPSQARQMADHNLQQQIYGHELGEILARLGLEPELEPDLRAKYQAGAQTPIEADAFFDTRLGANLKPLLLEPTANEANHPESTAREWGAMVLLGGIQNLPALNQAVATLPGVTLVDKVGDISKLMGEYRHTTLWLLVLALLIAFGVFALRHPWKLAAAMVAVPALAALLSLSLLGLLGSPLTLFHALALLLVFGIGVDYSLFFAKDENREHGHRVMLAVLLSASSTTLAFGLLALSNTPAIHYFGLTLALGIGFTLLLSPLIHTFKRKLK; from the coding sequence ATGGCGCTTGGGGGAAGCAAAATCACAGATAAGCCACAGACTGCAAGCCGCGCAGGGCTCAGGCTGGCCCTATGGCTGCTCTTGCTCGCCGCAGCCCTCGTTTTCGGCATTAAGACTCTCAAGCACCGCGATGTGGTTGAAACCGACATTCTGGCCATGCTGCCCCACTTGCAGCAGGATGCCCTCACCAGCCGCGCGCTGGACAGTCTCGAAAGTCGTCTGGCTAACGAAAGCTATCTGGTGCTGACGGGGAAAGACAAGGCCGCAACCATCGAAGCCGCCAAGGGCATGATGGCCGAACTTGCCAGTTCCCCCGCATTCGTATCGGTTCGCAGCGGCAGCGAACTCGATCCCAAAGAGATTTACCGGCTCTACTTTCCGGCCCGCTTCAACCTGCTGACCGAATCACAACGCTCACTGCTGGAAAACGGCAAACTCGATGTACTCATCAAGCAAGCGAAAATTGCCCTCTACAGCGCTTTTGGTTTTGCCAACAGTGAACTTATCAGCGAAGACCCCTTGTTACTGTTTCCGGCGCTGATGCAAAGCTTTGGCAAAGGCCACCGCCTCGGTGAGGAAGGTGGCATCTTGCTTGGCAACTCAGATGGCCAAACCGCCGCAATCATCATGGCCAAGGGCAAAGACAGCGTATTCAGCCCCAAGGCGCAGGAAGCCCAAATCAGTGCCATCAATGCCGCCTTCACCAAGGTAAACCTGGGCAAGCAACTGAGCCTGCTAAAGGCCGGTGCCCTGTTTCATGCACTTGAGGCCACTCAAAGCGCCAAGGCAGAAGTATCACTGATTGGCTCACTGTCGCTTGCGGGCGTGGTAGTGCTGGTGCTTTTGAGCTTCCGTTCGCTGATGCCGCTTTTGATGGCAAGCCTTACCCTCGCCAGTGCTATGGTGAGCGCCAGCCTGTTCACCATCCTCATTTTCGGCAAGTTACACCTGCTCACTCTGGTGTTTGGCACTTCTCTGATTGGCATTGCCATCGACTACAGTTTCCATTTTTATGCCGAGCGCAGTGGCCGTGATGAGAGCGCCAGCCAAACACTGAGCCGCATCTTGCCCGCACTGACGCTGGCCCTTGCTACCAGCGTGCTCGCCTATCTGGCGCTGGGCTTCACTCCCTTCCCGGGGATGCAGCAGGTAGCGGCCTTTTGTGGCGGCGGCCTGATTGGCGCATACCTCACGCTGTATCTTGCTTACCCCATGCTGGCAGACAGCCGCATTCAGGCCGCAAGCGCGGCCATCACCCTGGCCAGCCGCTTTCTTACCCCGTTCGAAGCCGCAGGCTCCAAAGCCTTGGTGATTGGCAGCCTGACAGTGCTCTTGGTGTGCATCCCTGGACTTGGCCAACTGGACAGCCGCGACGATATCCGCAGCCTGCAACAGGGCTCGGCAGCACTGATGGCTGAAGAAGCTAACGTGAGAACCTTGCTCTCGGGTGGGGTGGATAATCAGTTTCTGCTGGTACGGGCAGAGTCGATGCAGACGCTGCTCGCAAGACTCGAAGCCCTTGCGCCTGTACTCGCAAAAGCCGAAAAAGACCAACTGCTGCAAAGCCATGTGAACTTTGCCGATTACCTGCCATCCCAGGCGCGGCAGATGGCCGACCATAACCTGCAACAGCAAATCTATGGTCATGAACTGGGTGAAATACTCGCCCGCTTGGGGCTGGAGCCTGAACTCGAACCTGATCTCAGAGCCAAATACCAGGCCGGTGCACAAACGCCCATCGAAGCGGATGCCTTTTTTGACACCCGGCTTGGGGCAAACCTCAAGCCACTGCTGCTTGAGCCCACGGCTAACGAGGCCAACCATCCAGAATCAACTGCCCGGGAATGGGGCGCCATGGTGCTGCTTGGTGGCATTCAGAACTTACCGGCACTTAACCAAGCGGTAGCGACTTTGCCGGGGGTAACTCTGGTGGATAAGGTGGGCGACATCTCCAAACTGATGGGAGAGTACCGCCACACCACCCTGTGGCTGCTGGTGCTGGCGCTGCTTATTGCCTTTGGAGTCTTTGCCCTGCGTCACCCATGGAAACTTGCCGCCGCCATGGTGGCAGTACCGGCGCTGGCGGCACTGCTCAGCTTGTCACTGCTGGGGCTGCTGGGGTCGCCACTGACTTTATTCCATGCGCTGGCGCTGCTTTTGGTATTCGGCATTGGCGTTGATTACAGCCTGTTTTTCGCCAAGGATGAAAACCGGGAGCATGGCCACAGAGTTATGCTGGCTGTGCTGCTGTCAGCCAGCTCCACCACCCTCGCCTTTGGTCTGCTGGCGCTCAGTAACACCCCGGCAATACACTATTTTGGCCTCACGCTGGCCCTCGGGATTGGCTTTACCCTGCTGCTCTCGCCCCTTATTCACACTTTCAAAAGGAAACTGAAGTAG
- a CDS encoding NAD(P)/FAD-dependent oxidoreductase, whose product MHSGNSKPNDMAVDVVIIGAGPSGAIAASLLHRAGKRVLVLERQHFPRFSIGESLLPCCMNFIEEAGMLEAVNAAGFQFKNGAAFRRNGAYTTFDFTDKFTPGHGTTFQVQRGSFDKLLADTAEAQGVEIRYGHTVQSIDISAKPGLVVSTEAGDSYRVEAEFMLDASGFGRVLPRLLDLERPSNLPSRMAIFTHVEDRISDANFDRNKILISVHPEHQDIWYWLIPFSNGRCSLGVVAEPHLLERLDGSLEDKLMQVVLEEPGLKELLKDAVVVQQCAELKGYSANVSQLASNKFALLGNAGEFLDPVFSSGVTIAMQSASLAARTLLKQLNGGQVDWDSEYAKPLMTGVNCFRTYVQAWYEGTFQEVIFFDDPNPTIKQMICSILAGYAWDTENPFVKESQRRLNMVVELCREARAEAQGKA is encoded by the coding sequence ATGCACTCTGGAAATAGCAAGCCCAACGATATGGCGGTGGATGTGGTGATTATAGGGGCTGGTCCCTCCGGCGCTATAGCCGCCAGCCTGCTGCACAGGGCGGGTAAACGGGTGCTGGTGCTGGAACGTCAGCACTTCCCGCGCTTTTCCATCGGCGAAAGCCTGCTGCCCTGCTGCATGAACTTTATCGAAGAAGCGGGCATGTTGGAGGCGGTCAACGCCGCCGGTTTCCAATTCAAAAATGGCGCTGCGTTCCGTCGCAACGGCGCCTACACCACCTTTGACTTCACCGATAAGTTTACTCCAGGCCATGGCACCACCTTCCAGGTGCAGCGCGGCAGCTTCGACAAGTTGCTGGCCGACACCGCAGAGGCCCAGGGCGTGGAGATCCGTTACGGCCATACGGTTCAGAGCATAGACATCAGCGCCAAGCCCGGCCTCGTTGTCAGCACTGAAGCAGGCGACAGCTATCGGGTGGAAGCCGAATTTATGCTGGATGCCAGTGGTTTTGGCCGGGTGCTGCCACGGCTTTTGGATCTGGAGCGCCCCTCCAACCTGCCGTCACGGATGGCGATTTTTACCCACGTTGAAGACAGGATCAGCGATGCCAATTTCGACCGTAATAAGATTCTGATAAGCGTGCATCCGGAACATCAGGACATCTGGTACTGGCTTATTCCCTTCAGCAACGGCCGCTGCTCTCTGGGTGTGGTGGCAGAGCCTCATCTGCTGGAACGCCTCGATGGCAGCCTGGAAGACAAGCTGATGCAGGTGGTGCTCGAAGAGCCGGGCCTTAAAGAGCTCCTCAAAGATGCCGTAGTTGTGCAGCAGTGCGCCGAACTTAAAGGCTATTCGGCCAATGTAAGTCAGCTCGCCAGCAACAAGTTCGCTCTCTTGGGTAACGCTGGTGAGTTCCTCGACCCGGTGTTCTCCTCCGGGGTGACCATTGCCATGCAGTCCGCCTCACTCGCCGCCCGCACCTTGCTCAAGCAACTGAATGGCGGACAGGTCGACTGGGACAGCGAATATGCCAAGCCGCTGATGACAGGCGTGAACTGTTTCCGCACCTATGTGCAGGCTTGGTACGAAGGCACTTTCCAGGAAGTGATCTTCTTTGATGATCCCAACCCCACCATCAAGCAAATGATTTGCTCCATCCTCGCCGGATACGCATGGGATACGGAAAACCCCTTCGTGAAAGAATCGCAAAGACGGCTGAATATGGTGGTAGAATTGTGCCGCGAAGCCAGGGCTGAGGCTCAAGGGAAGGCATAA
- a CDS encoding DUF3261 domain-containing protein, which translates to MKLRLLLTFLVLLAATGCTQLLLRQTCLGLSTNVNYCLAPLPVQARELREKPNAPKPQRAPKAPAATPAPTTKSQSQSQSQTQKVSIEINGKRHELLSQLELDGHRLSVVGLAPMGQPLFDVSFDGNQLISEQSVLLGDNFRAEYLIALLQLIYWPEPALNAALSGGLVSEQACPQRRCRVLTSPEDGGIVHISYSHQEPWLATVILEMPSAGMKLKITPLA; encoded by the coding sequence ATGAAATTACGACTGCTGCTGACATTTTTAGTGCTTTTGGCCGCCACAGGCTGCACCCAGCTATTGCTGCGCCAAACCTGTCTCGGCCTGTCCACCAACGTCAATTACTGTCTGGCGCCCCTCCCCGTGCAGGCCAGGGAACTCAGGGAAAAGCCAAATGCCCCAAAGCCGCAACGGGCTCCCAAGGCACCCGCAGCAACGCCAGCGCCAACAACGAAGAGTCAGAGTCAGAGTCAAAGCCAGACCCAGAAAGTCAGCATAGAAATTAATGGCAAACGCCACGAACTCTTAAGCCAGCTCGAACTCGATGGCCATCGCCTGTCGGTCGTAGGTCTGGCCCCCATGGGGCAACCGCTGTTTGACGTAAGCTTTGATGGCAACCAATTGATAAGTGAGCAGAGTGTGCTGCTTGGTGACAATTTCCGCGCCGAGTACCTGATTGCCCTGCTGCAACTTATTTATTGGCCCGAGCCAGCGCTCAATGCCGCCCTGTCGGGTGGGCTGGTGAGCGAACAAGCCTGTCCTCAGCGTCGATGCCGGGTACTGACATCACCGGAAGATGGCGGCATAGTGCACATCAGTTACAGTCATCAGGAACCCTGGCTCGCCACAGTAATACTGGAAATGCCTTCAGCCGGGATGAAGCTGAAAATTACGCCGCTTGCTTGA
- a CDS encoding beta-ketoacyl-[acyl-carrier-protein] synthase family protein — translation MTQIAITDTGLCTPIGMSAAEILPRLLAGDTSGMVLRADLLATGPTLVGEVAQDLPQLPDAMAQFDCRNNQLLLAAAIQIAPTVVQAIASFGKDRIGVVLGTSTSGIAKGEEALAYRAEHGKFPADYHYFQQELGSTSDFLRQYFELDGPCYTLSTACSSSAKVFASAKRLLNANLCDMVIVGGVDSLCRLTVNGFDALESVSKGHCNPFSANRDGINIGEGAALFTLVRGDGPVLLSGCGESGDAHHISAPHPEGRGAIDAMGAALKDAGLKPADIDYINLHGTATPKNDAMESRAVCAVFEGHLPPCSSTKPLTGHALGAAGAIEAAFCVLLLSEGNRALPPQVWDGIADTNDPQLPLVPMPHTQDPGNGHDIRHVMSNSFAFGGSNASLIFSRGGQHD, via the coding sequence GTGACCCAGATAGCCATCACAGACACAGGTTTATGCACTCCCATTGGGATGAGTGCAGCCGAGATCCTGCCTCGCCTCCTCGCGGGAGACACCAGTGGTATGGTGCTGCGTGCCGATCTGCTGGCAACTGGCCCCACCCTGGTGGGCGAAGTGGCGCAAGACTTACCACAACTGCCCGACGCCATGGCGCAGTTTGACTGTCGCAACAACCAATTGCTGCTGGCTGCTGCCATACAAATCGCCCCCACGGTTGTCCAGGCTATCGCCAGTTTTGGCAAAGATCGCATCGGCGTTGTGCTCGGCACCTCCACCTCCGGCATTGCCAAGGGCGAAGAAGCCCTGGCCTACCGGGCCGAGCACGGTAAATTCCCCGCCGATTATCATTACTTCCAGCAGGAGCTTGGCAGCACCAGCGACTTTTTACGTCAGTACTTTGAACTCGATGGTCCCTGCTACACACTCTCTACCGCCTGCTCATCCAGCGCCAAGGTATTTGCCAGCGCCAAGCGATTACTCAATGCCAATTTGTGCGACATGGTGATTGTGGGCGGCGTCGACAGCCTATGTCGCCTTACGGTCAATGGCTTCGATGCGCTGGAGTCGGTGTCCAAAGGCCACTGCAATCCCTTCAGCGCCAATCGCGATGGCATCAACATTGGTGAGGGCGCAGCGCTCTTTACCCTGGTGCGCGGCGACGGCCCAGTGCTGCTCAGTGGCTGCGGCGAGTCCGGCGATGCCCACCATATCTCGGCGCCGCACCCCGAAGGACGCGGCGCTATCGACGCCATGGGCGCAGCGCTCAAAGACGCAGGCCTAAAGCCCGCCGACATCGATTACATTAACCTGCACGGCACCGCCACGCCGAAAAACGATGCCATGGAGAGCCGCGCGGTTTGTGCCGTATTTGAAGGCCATTTGCCTCCCTGCAGTTCCACCAAGCCGCTCACCGGCCACGCCCTCGGTGCCGCAGGTGCTATCGAAGCCGCCTTTTGTGTATTGCTGCTGAGCGAAGGCAATCGCGCTCTGCCGCCTCAGGTGTGGGATGGCATCGCCGACACCAACGACCCGCAATTACCTCTGGTTCCCATGCCGCATACGCAAGATCCCGGCAACGGTCACGATATCCGTCATGTGATGAGCAATTCTTTCGCCTTTGGCGGCAGTAACGCCAGTTTGATTTTCAGCCGTGGAGGCCAGCATGACTGA
- a CDS encoding ApeP family dehydratase — protein sequence MTDKLWDGAPLSSIDVETFLPHRRPMVLIDEVLEHGHDSLLTATHISDASPYFDEALGGVPNYVGIEYMAQSIAALAGVEATLRGEPIQVGFLLGSRKLSMPLAVFARGETYTTEVKRLYQEDTGLAVFDCRIFHGATQVAEANVNVFQPQDTDAYIRESQGSSTRI from the coding sequence ATGACTGACAAACTCTGGGATGGCGCGCCGCTTTCCAGCATTGACGTTGAAACCTTTTTGCCCCATCGCCGCCCCATGGTGCTGATTGACGAGGTGCTGGAGCACGGCCATGACAGCCTGCTCACCGCCACCCATATCAGCGACGCGAGTCCCTATTTTGATGAGGCGCTGGGCGGCGTGCCCAATTACGTGGGCATTGAGTACATGGCGCAAAGCATTGCAGCGCTCGCCGGGGTCGAAGCCACACTGCGCGGCGAGCCGATTCAGGTTGGATTTTTGCTGGGGTCGCGCAAGCTCTCCATGCCGCTTGCGGTGTTTGCCAGGGGCGAAACCTACACCACTGAAGTGAAACGCCTCTATCAGGAAGACACTGGCCTTGCGGTATTCGACTGCCGCATTTTCCACGGCGCCACCCAAGTTGCCGAGGCCAACGTCAACGTGTTCCAGCCTCAGGACACAGACGCCTATATTCGTGAGAGCCAAGGCTCATCTACCCGTATCTAG